One window of the Colletotrichum lupini chromosome 9, complete sequence genome contains the following:
- a CDS encoding rhamnogalacturonase A precursor, translated as MKFASFSLLALGALIPELANAQLSGTVGPTTKAATKAAKKTCNITSYGAKTGATGDIGAALKSAWDACKTGGEILIPAGEWGLGTWQTLSGGTGVSINLEGTIYRTGTAGGHMIIVQKSTDVEFYSGNSKGAMQGYGYEFHKQGSGVYGPRLLRFVSVTDFSVHDIALVDSPAFHFVMDTVTNGEVYNMIVRGGNQGGLDGFNLMAAKNVHVHDVAVTNKDECVTVKNKSSNILVENVFCNWSGGCGIGSLGVDTAISDIHYRNVYTSNSNQMLMIKNNGGDGAFQNAKFENFIGHGNAYSLKIDSAWTGQSKVAGNGVEYKNLTFSNWKGTAANGAARGPVVALCAAAVPCENIDVSGINIWTESGSSIVDKCNNAFGTGHCMRTGSGTYTSTATTKTVTSYSAATMPGLVTAGLGITKSIDIPAIPTTFYPGAKPASALAGAA; from the exons ATGAAGTTCGCTTCCTTTTCACTCCTTGCGCTGGGCGCTCTTATCCCGGAACTGGCCAACGCCCAGCTGTCTGGCACCGTTGGACCTACCACCAAGGCCGCGACCAAGGCCGCCAAGAAGACATGTAACATCACCAGCTACGGCGCCAAGACCGGTGCCACCGGAGACATCGGCGCGGCCCTCAAGTCCGCTTGGGACGCCTGCAAGACCGGAGGTGAGATCCTCATCCCCGCCGGTGAATGGGGTCTCGGCACTTGGCAGACTCTCTCCGGCGGAACTGGTGTTTCCATCAACCTCGAGGGTACCATCTACCGCACTGGAACTGCTGGCGGCCACATGATCATCGTCCAGAAGTCAACCGATGTCGAGTTCTACAGCGGCAACTCCAAGGGTGCCATGCAGGGCTACGGCTATGAATTCCACAAGC AGGGCAGCGGTGTCTACGGACCTCGTCTCCTGAGGTTCGTCTCTGTCACCGACTTCAGCGTTCATGACATTGCTCTCGTTGACTCTCCGGCTTTCCACTTCGTCATGGACACCGTCACCAACGGAGAGGTCTACAACATGATTGTCCGTGGTGGCAACCAGGGCGGTCTTGATGGCTTCAACTTGATGGCTGCCAAGAACGTGCACGTTCACGACGTTGCCGTCACCAACAAGGACGAGTGCGTCACTGTCAAGAACAAGTCTAGCAACATTCTCGTCGAGAACGTCTTCTGCAACTGGTCCGGTGGCTGCGGCATCGGCTCATTGGGCGTTGACACTG CCATCTCCGACATCCACTACCGCAACGTCTACACCTCCAACTCCAACCAGATGCTCATGATCAAGAACAACGGTGGTGATGGTGCCTTCCAGAACGCCAAGTTCGAGAACTTCATCGGTCACGGCAACGCCTACTCCCTCAAGATCGACTCTGCCTGGACCGGCCAGAGCAAGGTCGCCGGCAACGGTGTCGAGTACAAAAACCTGACCTTCTCCAACTGGAAGGGCACCGCCGCCAACGGTGCCGCTCGCGGTCCCGTGGTCGCCCTCTGCGCTGCCGCCGTCCCCTGCGAGAACATTGACGTGTCCGGTATCAACATCTGGACCGAGTCTGGCTCTTCCATCGTCGACAAGTGCAACAACGCCTTCGGCACCGGTCACTGCATGCGCACCGGCTCTGGGACCTACACCAGCACTGCTACTACCAAGACCGTCACCAGCTACTCCGCTGCCACCATGCCCGGCCTCGTCACCGCCGGACTCGGCATCACCAAGTCCATCGACATTCCCGCCATCCCCACTACCTTCTACCCTGGTGCCAAGCCCGCCAGTGCTCTTGCTGGCGCCGCTTAA
- a CDS encoding cellulose-binding family II protein, translating into MRFSTTSAAVVALAASSQAMNISTTSDLDGSVWQALAPVQARTFEDMPRNRPIKRQSGWSPPSNIVTPLKEVWDHCKSTYSNFFGFKNYGWDQVIATKGTINVCVRWESSASVTEAQRTQVAKALNTAHQGWYKWLYGYDNFPYTDIKVNVVGWAVRDKSLLQGSTSGIQVYTDKDAEGIPQCAESCGRFFNQNGDYSKCAAGADRHYDQSLWLTDGMNGGAGGDWGQRIGREYFMGALDSASAHILQHEIGHTYGLDDFYDWTPTGVTSFIMLAGSAAQITDFDGWMLRNWWYELSRERGWQSGTSSSGSSGSAAPASTVSAKPTAKALSSAPAAAAATTAAAVPTQPANSGATVGAWAQCGGSGYTGATACVSGFQCVKTNEWYSQCLSA; encoded by the exons ATGCGCTTCTCTACCACATCTGCCGCCGTTGTGGCGCTTGCGGCCTCTTCCCAAGCTATGAACATCTCAACTACTTCCGACCTTGACGGATCTGTGTGGCAGGCCCTCGCTCCCGTTCAGGCCCGAACTTTTGAGGATATGCCCCGTAACCGTCCTATCAAGAGACAATCCGGCTGGAGCCCTCCCTCCAACATCGTCACTCCCCTCAAAGAGGTCTGGGATCACTGCAAGAGCACCTACTCTAATTTCTTCGGCTTCAAAAACTACGGTTGGGATCAAGTCATCGCCACCAAGGGCACCATCAACGTTTGTGTCCGCTGGGAATCGAGTGCTTCTGTCACAGAGGCTCAGCGCACTCAAGTCGCCAAGGCCCTCAACACTGCCCACCAAGGCTGGTACAAGTGGCTTTATGGCTATGATAACTTCCCCTACACCGACATTAAGGTCAACGTTGTCGGTTGGGCCGTTCGTGACAAAAGCCTTCTTCAGGGTTCTACATCTGGCATCCAGGTCTACACTGACAAGGACGCCGAAGGGATCCCCCAGTGCGCTGAGTCTTGCGGTCGTTTCTTCAACCAGAACGGCGACTACAGCAAGTGCGCGGCTGGTGCTGACCGGCACTACGACCAGTCTCTCTGGCTCACTGATGGCATGAACGGTGGTGCTGGCGGCGACTGGGGTCAGCGTATTGGTCGCGAGTACTTCATGGGCGCCCTTGACTCTGCCAGTGCCCACATCCTCCAGCACGAAATTGGACACACCTATGGCCTTGATGACT TCTACG ACTGGACCCCGACGGGTGTCACCAGCTTCATTATGCTCGCTGGATCTGCCGCTCAGATCACCGACTTCGACGGATGGATGCTCCGCAACTGGTGGTACGAGCTCTCCCGCGAACGTGGATGGCAGTCCGGCACCTCGAGCTCTGGTTCCTCCGGCTCTGCTGCCCCCGCGAGCACTGTGTCCGCCAAGCCCACCGCCAAGGCACTGAGCTCTGCccccgctgccgctgccgccaccactgccgccgccgtcccGACTCAACCAGCTAACTCTGGAGCAACCGTTGGCGCTTGGGCTCAGTGCGGTGGTTCTGGTTACACGGGCGCAACAGCGTGCGTTTCCGGCTTCCAGTGTGTCAAGACCAACGAGTGGTATTCCCAGTGCCTTTCTGCATGA
- a CDS encoding MFS hexose transporter codes for MDDKHLEAHPTSIVDKDDIAAAKGEHVEEIGHAATAEDHDETVLQAIKNQPWAFVWCIYAIYVLILTSFDNQAGGTVIGIPQFRKDFGSEFNGNYVLPAKWQSAYSGAPVASAVVGSLGAGWVADRIGRKWTYFISYAFIFAGITCETVSTTNEIFFAGKFIAGFPIGAFITVSMTYIGEIAPLALRGILTAAAAIAFTIGPFIVSLVVNETGTRTDRWAYRTIFVSQYGISGVGALLLFFMPESPWWLVSKGKMQKAAKSLSRLGYDAVQVEKRLSVITLTLAEVRKETDGASFAECFRKSNLRRTIISVAPLSIQALCGVFFVASYSTYYQQLAGYSTKESFTLAIVQQVMSMLGNVTAWFLIDRVGRRGLTLWGMCILTVLLMITGGLAVAATPGAVKGTVALLLVYCYIYNVTIGATAYSLLTEVATSRLRAKTASMALALQNSLFTMWAFVIPFLFNPDQANLGAKVAFIFGGLAVLSTLYLWFYQPEVAGRSYEELDEMFIKQVPARKFKGYKTEVQEKSERAVAHQQ; via the exons ATGGACGACAAACACCTTGAGGCGCACCCGACGTCCATCGTCGACAAGGACGACATCGCCGCGGCCAAGGGCGAGCACGTGGAGGAGATTGGCCACGCCGCGACGGCAGAAGATCACGACGAAACTGTTTTACAAGCCATCAAGAACCAGCCGTGGGCGTTTGTGTGGTGCATTTACGCCATATACGTCCTCATCCTCACCAGCTTTGACAACCAGGCGGGAGGAACGGTCATTGGAATCCCCCAGTTCCGCAAGGATTTCGGTTCCGAATTCAATGGCAACTATGTTCTCCCCGCAAAGTGGCAATCTGCCTACAGCGGAGCCCCTGTCGCATC TGCCGTCGTTGGATCCCTCGGTGCTGGCTGGGTGGCCGACCGCATCGGCCGCAAGTGGACCTACTTCATCAGCTACGCCTTCATCTTTGCAGGCATCACTTGCGAGACAGTAAGCACCACCAACGAGATCTTCTTCGCGGGCAAGTTTATTGCCGGATTTCCCATTGGCGCTTTCATCACAGTCAGCATGACATACATTGGCGAGATCGCGCCCCTGGCTCTCCGCGGTATCTTGACCGCCGCTGCGGCTATCGCCTTCACGATTGGTCCATTCATCGTCAGTCTGGTTGTCAACGAGACTGGAACTAGAACCGACCGCTGGGCTTATCGCACAATCTTTGTGTCTCAATACGGCATCAGCGGCGTTGGTGCCCTCTTGCTGTTTTTCATGCCCGAGTCACCGTGGTGGTTGGTTAGCAAGGGCAAGATGCAGAAGGCTGCCAAATCCCTGAGCCGTCTTGGCTACGATGCGGTCCAGGTCGAGAAGCGCCTATCTGTTATTACTCTCACCCTTGCTGAGGTACGCAAGGAGACCGACGGCGCCAGCTTTGCTGAGTGCTTCCGCAAGTCCAACCTTCGCCGTACCATCATCTCCGTCGCACCTTTGAGCATCCAGGCTCTGTGCG GTGTCTTCTTCGTTGCATCGTACTCTACCTACTACCAGCAACTGGCCGGATATAGCACAAAAGAGAGCTTTACACTGGCTATCGTGCAGCAGGTCATGTCCATGCTCGGTAACGTCACCGCATGGTTCCTTATTGATCGAGTTGGTCGCCGCGGCCTCACTCTTTGGGGGATGTGCATCCTGACGGTCCTTCTCATGATTACTGGTGGTCTTGCGGTGGCTGCCACACCTGGTGCCGTGAAGGGAACCGTCGCACTGCTGCTGGTGTACTGCTATATCTACAACGTCACCATTGGAGCCACGGCCTATTCTCTCTTGACCGAGGTTGCAACTTCGCGTCTCCGTGCCAAGACTGCCTCAATGGCTTTGGCTTTGCAAAACAGTCTCTTT ACCATGTGGGCCTTTGTTATCCCCTTCCTTTTCAACCCCGACCAAGCCAATCTCGGTGCCAAGGTGGCCTTCATCTTCGGCGGCCTTGCCGTTCTGTCCACTCTCTATCTCTGGTTCTACCAACCCGAGGTTGCTGGACGGTCTTACGAGGAGCTCGATGAGATGTTCATCAAGCAAGTCCCAGCACGGAAATTCAAGGGCTACAAGACAGAGGTGCAGGAGAAGAGTGAAAGGGCAGTTGCGCACCAGCAATGA
- a CDS encoding alpha-L-rhamnosidase — MADAPEDMVESVLPTRWNRDFEKIANDLCPQLQRWTRTPQRVITFDKDEGQYFGVRAVPAEYSIDKLPSKTWGKGDGFILDFGIHMVGYLSMRLESRGSHMDAPCRLRLTFGESPLDVTLGMENVKTWISTSWLPDEIINIDMCPEEVSLSRRYSFRFLRVEVIDTSPKYKVTFSEVKCQCVSAISQNHALEAPQFNDPLLQQIDHVSISTLRDCMQTVFEDGPRRDRRLWSGDLRLQALANYSTFRDFNLVKRCIFQFAAVVREDDSVPACIFEQPQLTPSTDYIVDYDALFAAITYDYVVASGDKAAGHSLWPTVLGCVKRALTHLDANTHVFDESKGEGWKFLDWQPGLEHSAGLHGVLLYCLKAANSLATVLGKEAPFVDLVAQMTEAAKVFLSPDNVFVSGPKGQVSFASASWLVLAEAYPQETAKAALINTLAHPDALKPLTPYLWHHVCDALATVGLFDKCVEIMTSYWGGMVRAGADTFWECYNPEDPRASPYGDARNNSFCHAWSCTPTYLLRGKLREFVGVKETKSVTMGHLDEHWIKSQVGSQ, encoded by the coding sequence ATGGCAGATGCTCCCGAGGACATGGTCGAGAGCGTGCTTCCGACGCGCTGGAACCGGGACTTTGAAAAGATTGCCAATGATCTGTGCCCGCAGCTGCAGCGATGGACACGAACACCTCAACGCGTCATCACATTCGACAAAGACGAGGGCCAATACTTTGGTGTCCGTGCCGTGCCTGCGGAATATTCCATTGACAAGTTGCCGTCCAAGACTTGGGGGAAAGGAGATGGCTTCATTCTCGACTTTGGTATTCACATGGTGGGATATCTCTCAATGAGACTAGAGTCCCGGGGCTCGCACATGGACGCCCCGTGCAGGTTGCGCCTCACATTCGGCGAATCTCCTTTGGACGTGACTCTCGGCATGGAAAATGTCAAGACATGGATCAGCACCAGCTGGCTTCCGGACGAAATCATCAATATCGACATGTGCCCTGAGGAGGTCTCTCTATCTCGACGATACTCGTTCCGCTTCCTTCGAGTTGAAGTCATCGACACCTCACCCAAATACAAGGTTACATTTTCCGAAGTCAAATGTCAATGTGTTAGCGCCATCAGCCAGAACCACGCCCTGGAGGCTCCGCAGTTCAACGATCCTCTCCTCCAGCAGATTGACCACGTTAGCATATCGACACTGAGAGATTGCATGCAAACCGTCTTTGAGGACGGACCTCGAAGGGATCGTCGGCTCTGGAGCGGAGATCTTCGTCTTCAAGCACTTGCAAACTACAGCACCTTCCGGGACTTCAACCTCGTCAAGCGCTGCATCTTCCAGTTTGCTGCCGTGGTGCGCGAAGATGACTCTGTGCCAGCTTGCATTTTTGAACAGCCTCAGCTCACGCCTTCGACCGACTACATTGTAGACTACGACGCGCTATTCGCCGCCATTACGTATGACTACGTGGTGGCATCGGGCGACAAAGCTGCGGGTCACAGCCTTTGGCCCACCGTCCTCGGCTGCGTGAAGCGGGCTCTTACGCATCTCGATGCTAACACTCACGTGTTTGATGAGTCCAAGGGTGAAGGATGGAAGTTCCTTGACTGGCAGCCTGGGCTGGAACACAGCGCAGGACTACACGGGGTTCTGCTGTATTGTCTGAAAGCAGCTAACTCCTTGGCCACGGTTCTCGGCAAGGAGGCCCCTTTTGTGGACCTCGTGGCCCAAATGACCGAAGCAGCGAAGGTGTTCCTTTCTCCAGACAATGTCTTCGTGTCTGGCCCCAAGGGACAGGTTAGCTTTGCGTCGGCGTCTTGGCTTGTTCTTGCAGAAGCATATCCTCAGGAAACCGCTAAGGCTGCCCTGATTAACACACTTGCACACCCTGATGCTCTCAAGCCCCTGACCCCTTACCTATGGCACCATGTGTGCGATGCCCTCGCTACCGTGGGCTTGTTCGATAAGTGTGTGGAGATCATGACCAGCTACTGGGGAGGTATGGTCCGCGCCGGTGCAGACACTTTTTGGGAATGCTACAACCCGGAAGACCCTCGGGCAAGTCCCTACGGAGATGCTCGAAACAACAGTTTCTGTCACGCTTGGAGCTGTACCCCGACGTACCTACTAAGGGGGAAGCTGAGAGAGTTTGTCGGCGTCAAGGAAACGAAATCGGTCACCATGGGTCACTTGGACGAACATTGGATCAAGTCACAGGTCGGGAGTCAATAA
- a CDS encoding NupC family nucleoside transporter → MGTEPHEGFLLHTTRAANSILTWLLIRSTSPLLFPHLYSSLSVRFQEAYSPAMSSQVTEVNQTTTTAGSTPPRRNSDPALEIHNQHQHQHLHHSARVDAKGHDDNVTYTRTGETTVPHQSHLHQHSVEPHDIEKGDKLSGPPDYDGEKTGVVASNEEEENKPSKFKTLYRKYKWVFHILLFCFFTGWWIASLIEHRNDKNWVIPFLVWLCISLRLFFFYVPSSYVSRPIKFVWQHTALVIYNAIPAKFRTIAGAAVTLAVMLVGSFVSEESADNNRENRAVSIFGLIVILACFWATSNDRKRINWRPVIGGMLSQYIIALFVLRTGVGYDIFKFIADRAGDLLGFANQGTAFLTAESVLDLHWFITGVIPPIIFFVAIVQVLYFIGFLQWFIGKFATFVFWALRVSGAEAVVAAATPFIGQGESAMLVRPFVPHMTKAEIHQIMTCGFATISGSTLVAYINLGLNAQAMVSSCVMSIPASIAISKLRYPEKEETLTAGKVVIPDDDEHEAKNAIHAFANGAWLGIKIAGTIVASILCILAFIGLVDGLLTWWGGYININDPPLTLNLITGYIFYPVAFLLGVPRNGDLLKVARLIALKVIANEYVAFTEMKTPEYLDLSPRSQLIATYALCGFGNIGSLGIQIGILGQLAPSRGGDVSAMAISALISGVMSTLTSAAVAGLVVTHQVTNLAASA, encoded by the exons ATGGGCACCGAACCGCATGAGGGTTTCCTCCTCCACACCACAAGGGCGGCGAACTCCATCCTGACCTGGTTGCTGATAAGGTCGACGAGTC CCCTACTTTTCCCCCATCTATACTCCTCTTTATCGGTGCGCTTCCAAGAAGCATATTCTCCAGCCATGTCTTCCCAGGTCACCGAGGTCAACCAGACCACCACCACGGCTGGGAGCACGCCCCCCCGCCGCAACTCGGACCCGGCGCTGGAAATTCACAACCAGCACCAGCATCAACATCTGCACCACAGCGCTCGTGTCGATGCCAAGGGTCACGACGACAATGTAACCTACACCAGGACCGGAGAGACAACTGTTCCGCACCAGAGCCATCTACATCAGCACTCTGTCGAGCCCCACGACATTGAGAAGGGCGACAAGCTCAGCGGACCCCCTGATTACGATGGCGAGAAGACTGGCGTCGTGGCCTccaacgaggaggaggagaataAGCCCTCCAAGTTCAAAACCCTCTACCGCAAGTACAAGTGGGTTTTCCACATCCTCCTCTTCTGCTTCTTCACCGGCTGGTGGATTGCCTCGCTCATTGAGCACCGCAATGACAAGAACTGGGTCATTCCGTTCCTTGTCTGGCTCTGCATCTCCCTCCGCCTGTTCTTCTTCTACGTCCCGAGCTCCTACGTCTCCCGGCCGATCAAGTTTGTGTGGCAACACACCGCTCTCGTCATCTACAACGCCATTCCTGCCAAGTTCCGCACTATCGCTGGCGCTGCCGTGACGCTCGCTGTCATGCTCGTTGGCTCTTTCGTCTCGGAGGAGTCGGCCGACAACAACCGTGAGAACCGTGCCGTTTCCATCTTCGGTCTCATCGTCATCCTGGCCTGCTTCTGGGCAACTTCGAACGATCGCAAGCGTATCAACTGGCGTCCCGTTATTGGCGGTATGCTTTCGCAGTACATTATTGCGCTTTTTGTCCTTCGCACCGGCGTCGGTTACGACATTTTCAAGTTTATCGCGGATCGAGCTGGTGACTTGCTTGGCTTCGCCAACCAGGGAACGGCCTTCCTCACTGCTGAGAGTGTGCTTGATCTTCACTGGTTCATCACTGGCGTCATTCCTCCCATCATCTTCTTCGTCGCCATCGTCCAGGTCCTGTACTTCATCGGCTTCCTCCAGTGGTTCATCGGCAAGTTCGCAACCTTCGTCTTCTGGGCCCTTCGCGTGTCTGGTGCCGAGGCTGTCGTCGCTGCTGCCACCCCCTTCATCGGCCAGGGCGAGTCTGCCATGTTGGTTCGTCCTTTCGTCCCTCACATGACCAAGGCCGAAATCCACCAGATCATGACTTGCGGCTTCGCAACCATTTCTGGTTCCACTCTCGTCGCCTATATCAACTTGGGTCTCAATGCCCAGGCCATGGTGTCATCCTGCGTCATGTCCATCCCCGCCTCTATTGCCATTTCCAAGCTTCGCTACCCCGAAAAGGAGGAGACTTTGACTGCTGGAAAGGTCGTCATCCCTGACGACGATGAGCATGAGGCCAAGAACGCTATCCATGCCTTTGCAAACGGTGCTTGGCTAGGTATCAAGATTGCCGGTACCATTGTTGCATCGATTCTTTGCATCTTGGCCTTCATCGGTCTCGTTGATGGTCTGCTGACCTGGTGGGGTGGCTACATCAACATCAACGACCCTCCTCTGACTCTCAACCTGATTACCGGTTACATCTTCTACCCGGTTGCGTTCCTCCTGGGTGTTCCCCGTAACGGCGACCTTCTCAAGGTTGCCCGCTTGATCGCCCTCAAGGTTATTGCT AACGAGTACGTTGCCTTCACCGAAATGAAGACGCCCGAGTACCTCGATCTCTCTCCCCGTTCCCAGCTCATTGCGACCTACGCTCTTTGCGGTTTCGGTAACATTGGATCCCTTGGTATTCAGATCGGTATCCTTGGCCAGCTAGCCCCCAGCCGTGGTGGCGATGTCAGTGCCATGGCGATTTCTGCGCTCATTTCTGGCGTCATGTCGACTCTGACGTCGGCCGCTGTTGCAGGCCTTGTTGTTACCCACCAGGTAACGAACCTCGCTGCTAGTGCTTAG